A section of the Macadamia integrifolia cultivar HAES 741 chromosome 9, SCU_Mint_v3, whole genome shotgun sequence genome encodes:
- the LOC122089707 gene encoding uncharacterized protein LOC122089707, with product QHLGKTLNPKLRQVWTTRDWEHKIQAFARFFTDVKQKNLLSDDSKALCIGARVRQEVAVLQRIGVSDSIGMDLVMYPPLAVTGDFHNQPFGNKSFDFDFSNVFDHVVYPSKFVGEIKWTLKPGGICVLHMALPEGLINYSANDLYCVEPLVQLFELELIHVCFVDGFGLGTEVVLCKKKNK from the coding sequence CAACATCTTggcaaaaccctaaatccaaagcTACGGCAGGTGTGGACAACCAGAGACTGGGAGCACAAGATACAAGCATTCGCAAGGTTTTTCACTGACGTCAAGCAGAAAAACCTTTTGTCCGACGATTCCAAGGCGCTCTGTATCGGAGCTCGAGTCAGGCAAGAGGTGGCCGTGCTGCAAAGAATCGGTGTATCGGACTCAATTGGGATGGATCTGGTCATGTATCCTCCGTTGGCGGTGACTGGTGATTTCCACAACCAACCATTTGGCAACAAAAGcttcgattttgatttctcgAACGTGTTTGACCACGTAGTCTACCCGTCCAAGTTCGTTGGGGAAATCAAATGGACATTGAAGCCCGGAGGTATTTGCGTTTTGCACATGGCTTTACCAGAAGGTCTAATAAACTACTCGGCCAACGACCTATATTGTGTGGAGCCTTTGGTGCAGTTGTTTGAGTTAGAGCTCATTCATGTCTGTTTTGTTGACGGATTCGGTCTCGGCACAGAGGTGGTTCTCTGCAAAAAGAAGAACAAGTAA